The Musa acuminata AAA Group cultivar baxijiao chromosome BXJ1-3, Cavendish_Baxijiao_AAA, whole genome shotgun sequence genome window below encodes:
- the LOC103977152 gene encoding RNA demethylase ALKBH10B isoform X1, which produces MAAASGSPAVVQETVQFPVVGGGGGEAPRQWYVDERDGFISWLRGEFAAANAIIDLLINHLRVAGEPGEYDHVAGCIHQRRFHWTPILHLQQYFPVADVNYALQQVEWRQRQQTPQRHSYRRKEKDGRKSGFGHTYVHRSDRVQESHGSPASGMTVSDVANVENQGCNMDTYKDANQKSDAQMSQAKDSLAQVEKDGICNVPSSKANSSLKDGDNSAETKETKCMNLEPAFVSDSQALGCRDGADLTSTKDGNRKVISIPKEFLAKEISDGMMVNVVEGLKLYEDLLDSSEISRLVSLANEMRAAGHRGELPGQTLVLLKRPMKGHGREMIQYGIPITDGPAEDTNTSPTSGERKVGAIPSFLQDVLDRVVQLQVLPIKPDFCIIDFFSEGDHSQPHTWPPWYGRPVCNLLLTECDIVYGRTVGSDHRGDYNGSLKLSVNAGCLLVMQGKSADLAKRAIPSLRKPRILVTFGKSRPKKTLPSEASFFPSSAVYPASGPSSARPPNSSRHPSGRRNYGVIPTTGVLQAPSIHPQSMSPNGVQPLFVAAAPVVASSAMPYPAPTMTPPATAGWTVTAPPRHPSPRLPVPGTGVFLPPGSVHLPPSQQLQMVPVPAESSYAPQQTFALPESNGVEKPNCNSYASPKNVKDSAVPSLKTKSTGNAGANKEQQSAVAEKPVNNLTEIVAK; this is translated from the exons ATGGCGGCGGCGTCGGGTAGTCCTGCGGTGGTGCAGGAGACAGTGCAGTTCCCGGTGGTGGGCGGCGGCGGGGGCGAGGCGCCGCGGCAGTGGTACGTGGACGAGAGGGATGGATTTATCTCGTGGCTGAGGGGGGAATTCGCGGCGGCAAATGCTATTATCGATCTGTTGATCAATCACCTCAGGGTTGCTGGCGAGCCAGGAGAATACGACCACGTGGCTGGATGCATCCACCAACGGCGATTTCACTGGACGCCCATCCTCCACCTGCAACAGTACTTCCCAGTGGCTGATGTCAACTATGCGCTGCAGCAGGTGGAGtggaggcagcggcagcagacGCCGCAGAGGCATTCCTACCGCCGGAAGGAGAAGGACGGTAGAAAGTCTGGATTTGGACACACGTATGTGCATCGATCCGATAGGGTTCAAGAGAGCCATGGATCGCCTGCTTCTGGTATGACTGTATCTGACGTTGCAAACGTCGAAAATCAGGGCTGTAATATGGACACATACAAGGATGCGAACCAGAAGAGTGATGCCCAGATGTCACAGGCGAAGGATTCACTTGCTCAAGTTGAGAAGGATG GAATCTGCAATGTACCTAGCTCCAAGGCAAATTCCAGCCTAAAGGATGGAGACAACTCAGCTGAGACCAAGGAGACCAAGTGTATGAATTTGGAACCTGCTTTTGTGAGTGATAGTCAAGCTTTAGGTTGTAGAG ATGGTGCAGATTTGACTTCAACAAAAGACGGAAACCGGAAAGTCATTTCTATACCAAAAGAATTTTTGGCCAAAGAAATAAGTGATGGCATGATG GTTAATGTTGTTGAAGGACTCAAACTTTATGAGGATTTACTAGATAGCTCAGAGATTTCCAGACTTGTTTCATTAGCTAATGAAATGAGGGCTGCTGGCCACAGAGGAGAACTTCCAG GGCAAACACTTGTACTGCTGAAAAGACCTATGAAAGGACATGGAAGAGAAATGATTCAGTATGGCATTCCCATCACTGATGGACCTGCAGAAGATACAAATACAAGTCCGACCTCTGGAG AGAGAAAGGTAGGGGCCATTCCTAGCTTCCTGCAGGATGTTCTCGATCGTGTGGTCCAGCTGCAAGTTTTGCCTATAAAACCTGATTTTTGTATTATCGACTTCTTTAGTGAG GGGGATCATTCACAACCTCATACATGGCCACCTTGGTATGGTAGGCCGGTTTGTAACTTATTACTGACAGAGTGTGATATCGTATATGGCCGGACAGTAGGATCAGATCATAGGGGAGACTACAATGGTTCTCTGAAGCTTTCTGTCAATGCAGG GTGTCTTCTGGTGATGCAAGGGAAAAGTGCGGATCTAGCCAAACGTGCTATCCCCTCCCTCCGCAAGCCACGAATACTTGTAACTTTTGGAAAATCTCGACCGAAGAAGACTCTTCCTTCAGAAGCCTCGTTCTTCCCTTCATCTGCTGTATATCCAGCCTCAGGTCCATCATCAGCTAGGCCACCAAACTCCTCCCGTCATCCATCAGGCCGTAGGAACTATGGGGTCATTCCCACTACTGGTGTCCTGCAAGCACCCTCGATCCATCCTCAAAGCATGTCTCCTAATGGAGTCCAGCCACTATTTGTGGCAGCAGCTCCTGTGGTGGCTTCTTCAGCTATGCCTTACCCTGCACCTACCATGACGCCCCCTGCAACGGCTGGATGGACGGTGACAGCTCCTCCGAGGCACCCATCCCCCCGACTCCCGGTTCCTGGCACTGGAGTCTTCCTCCCTCCTGGGTCTGTTCATTTGCCTCCATCTCAGCAGCTGCAAATGGTTCCGGTACCGGCTGAATCGAGCTATGCCCCACAACAAACGTTTGCTTTGCCCGAGAGCAACGGCGTGGAGAAACCAAACTGCAACAGCTACGCTTCTCCAAAGAACGTAAAGGATTCAGCCGTGCCTAGTCTGAAAACCAAGAGCACCGGTAATGCTGGCGCAAACAAAGAACAGCAAAGCGCTGTTGCTGAGAAGCCCGTGAACAATCTGACGGAAATTGTTGCTAAGTAG
- the LOC103977152 gene encoding RNA demethylase ALKBH10B isoform X3, giving the protein MAAASGSPAVVQETVQFPVVGGGGGEAPRQWYVDERDGFISWLRGEFAAANAIIDLLINHLRVAGEPGEYDHVAGCIHQRRFHWTPILHLQQYFPVADVNYALQQVEWRQRQQTPQRHSYRRKEKDGRKSGFGHTYVHRSDRVQESHGSPASGMTVSDVANVENQGCNMDTYKDANQKSDAQMSQAKDSLAQVEKDGICNVPSSKANSSLKDGDNSAETKETKYGADLTSTKDGNRKVISIPKEFLAKEISDGMMVNVVEGLKLYEDLLDSSEISRLVSLANEMRAAGHRGELPGQTLVLLKRPMKGHGREMIQYGIPITDGPAEDTNTSPTSGERKVGAIPSFLQDVLDRVVQLQVLPIKPDFCIIDFFSEGDHSQPHTWPPWYGRPVCNLLLTECDIVYGRTVGSDHRGDYNGSLKLSVNAGCLLVMQGKSADLAKRAIPSLRKPRILVTFGKSRPKKTLPSEASFFPSSAVYPASGPSSARPPNSSRHPSGRRNYGVIPTTGVLQAPSIHPQSMSPNGVQPLFVAAAPVVASSAMPYPAPTMTPPATAGWTVTAPPRHPSPRLPVPGTGVFLPPGSVHLPPSQQLQMVPVPAESSYAPQQTFALPESNGVEKPNCNSYASPKNVKDSAVPSLKTKSTGNAGANKEQQSAVAEKPVNNLTEIVAK; this is encoded by the exons ATGGCGGCGGCGTCGGGTAGTCCTGCGGTGGTGCAGGAGACAGTGCAGTTCCCGGTGGTGGGCGGCGGCGGGGGCGAGGCGCCGCGGCAGTGGTACGTGGACGAGAGGGATGGATTTATCTCGTGGCTGAGGGGGGAATTCGCGGCGGCAAATGCTATTATCGATCTGTTGATCAATCACCTCAGGGTTGCTGGCGAGCCAGGAGAATACGACCACGTGGCTGGATGCATCCACCAACGGCGATTTCACTGGACGCCCATCCTCCACCTGCAACAGTACTTCCCAGTGGCTGATGTCAACTATGCGCTGCAGCAGGTGGAGtggaggcagcggcagcagacGCCGCAGAGGCATTCCTACCGCCGGAAGGAGAAGGACGGTAGAAAGTCTGGATTTGGACACACGTATGTGCATCGATCCGATAGGGTTCAAGAGAGCCATGGATCGCCTGCTTCTGGTATGACTGTATCTGACGTTGCAAACGTCGAAAATCAGGGCTGTAATATGGACACATACAAGGATGCGAACCAGAAGAGTGATGCCCAGATGTCACAGGCGAAGGATTCACTTGCTCAAGTTGAGAAGGATG GAATCTGCAATGTACCTAGCTCCAAGGCAAATTCCAGCCTAAAGGATGGAGACAACTCAGCTGAGACCAAGGAGACCAAGT ATGGTGCAGATTTGACTTCAACAAAAGACGGAAACCGGAAAGTCATTTCTATACCAAAAGAATTTTTGGCCAAAGAAATAAGTGATGGCATGATG GTTAATGTTGTTGAAGGACTCAAACTTTATGAGGATTTACTAGATAGCTCAGAGATTTCCAGACTTGTTTCATTAGCTAATGAAATGAGGGCTGCTGGCCACAGAGGAGAACTTCCAG GGCAAACACTTGTACTGCTGAAAAGACCTATGAAAGGACATGGAAGAGAAATGATTCAGTATGGCATTCCCATCACTGATGGACCTGCAGAAGATACAAATACAAGTCCGACCTCTGGAG AGAGAAAGGTAGGGGCCATTCCTAGCTTCCTGCAGGATGTTCTCGATCGTGTGGTCCAGCTGCAAGTTTTGCCTATAAAACCTGATTTTTGTATTATCGACTTCTTTAGTGAG GGGGATCATTCACAACCTCATACATGGCCACCTTGGTATGGTAGGCCGGTTTGTAACTTATTACTGACAGAGTGTGATATCGTATATGGCCGGACAGTAGGATCAGATCATAGGGGAGACTACAATGGTTCTCTGAAGCTTTCTGTCAATGCAGG GTGTCTTCTGGTGATGCAAGGGAAAAGTGCGGATCTAGCCAAACGTGCTATCCCCTCCCTCCGCAAGCCACGAATACTTGTAACTTTTGGAAAATCTCGACCGAAGAAGACTCTTCCTTCAGAAGCCTCGTTCTTCCCTTCATCTGCTGTATATCCAGCCTCAGGTCCATCATCAGCTAGGCCACCAAACTCCTCCCGTCATCCATCAGGCCGTAGGAACTATGGGGTCATTCCCACTACTGGTGTCCTGCAAGCACCCTCGATCCATCCTCAAAGCATGTCTCCTAATGGAGTCCAGCCACTATTTGTGGCAGCAGCTCCTGTGGTGGCTTCTTCAGCTATGCCTTACCCTGCACCTACCATGACGCCCCCTGCAACGGCTGGATGGACGGTGACAGCTCCTCCGAGGCACCCATCCCCCCGACTCCCGGTTCCTGGCACTGGAGTCTTCCTCCCTCCTGGGTCTGTTCATTTGCCTCCATCTCAGCAGCTGCAAATGGTTCCGGTACCGGCTGAATCGAGCTATGCCCCACAACAAACGTTTGCTTTGCCCGAGAGCAACGGCGTGGAGAAACCAAACTGCAACAGCTACGCTTCTCCAAAGAACGTAAAGGATTCAGCCGTGCCTAGTCTGAAAACCAAGAGCACCGGTAATGCTGGCGCAAACAAAGAACAGCAAAGCGCTGTTGCTGAGAAGCCCGTGAACAATCTGACGGAAATTGTTGCTAAGTAG
- the LOC103977152 gene encoding RNA demethylase ALKBH10B isoform X5 — protein sequence MAAASGSPAVVQETVQFPVVGGGGGEAPRQWVAGEPGEYDHVAGCIHQRRFHWTPILHLQQYFPVADVNYALQQVEWRQRQQTPQRHSYRRKEKDGRKSGFGHTYVHRSDRVQESHGSPASGMTVSDVANVENQGCNMDTYKDANQKSDAQMSQAKDSLAQVEKDGICNVPSSKANSSLKDGDNSAETKETKCMNLEPAFVSDSQALGCRDGADLTSTKDGNRKVISIPKEFLAKEISDGMMVNVVEGLKLYEDLLDSSEISRLVSLANEMRAAGHRGELPGQTLVLLKRPMKGHGREMIQYGIPITDGPAEDTNTSPTSGERKVGAIPSFLQDVLDRVVQLQVLPIKPDFCIIDFFSEGDHSQPHTWPPWYGRPVCNLLLTECDIVYGRTVGSDHRGDYNGSLKLSVNAGCLLVMQGKSADLAKRAIPSLRKPRILVTFGKSRPKKTLPSEASFFPSSAVYPASGPSSARPPNSSRHPSGRRNYGVIPTTGVLQAPSIHPQSMSPNGVQPLFVAAAPVVASSAMPYPAPTMTPPATAGWTVTAPPRHPSPRLPVPGTGVFLPPGSVHLPPSQQLQMVPVPAESSYAPQQTFALPESNGVEKPNCNSYASPKNVKDSAVPSLKTKSTGNAGANKEQQSAVAEKPVNNLTEIVAK from the exons ATGGCGGCGGCGTCGGGTAGTCCTGCGGTGGTGCAGGAGACAGTGCAGTTCCCGGTGGTGGGCGGCGGCGGGGGCGAGGCGCCGCGGCAGTG GGTTGCTGGCGAGCCAGGAGAATACGACCACGTGGCTGGATGCATCCACCAACGGCGATTTCACTGGACGCCCATCCTCCACCTGCAACAGTACTTCCCAGTGGCTGATGTCAACTATGCGCTGCAGCAGGTGGAGtggaggcagcggcagcagacGCCGCAGAGGCATTCCTACCGCCGGAAGGAGAAGGACGGTAGAAAGTCTGGATTTGGACACACGTATGTGCATCGATCCGATAGGGTTCAAGAGAGCCATGGATCGCCTGCTTCTGGTATGACTGTATCTGACGTTGCAAACGTCGAAAATCAGGGCTGTAATATGGACACATACAAGGATGCGAACCAGAAGAGTGATGCCCAGATGTCACAGGCGAAGGATTCACTTGCTCAAGTTGAGAAGGATG GAATCTGCAATGTACCTAGCTCCAAGGCAAATTCCAGCCTAAAGGATGGAGACAACTCAGCTGAGACCAAGGAGACCAAGTGTATGAATTTGGAACCTGCTTTTGTGAGTGATAGTCAAGCTTTAGGTTGTAGAG ATGGTGCAGATTTGACTTCAACAAAAGACGGAAACCGGAAAGTCATTTCTATACCAAAAGAATTTTTGGCCAAAGAAATAAGTGATGGCATGATG GTTAATGTTGTTGAAGGACTCAAACTTTATGAGGATTTACTAGATAGCTCAGAGATTTCCAGACTTGTTTCATTAGCTAATGAAATGAGGGCTGCTGGCCACAGAGGAGAACTTCCAG GGCAAACACTTGTACTGCTGAAAAGACCTATGAAAGGACATGGAAGAGAAATGATTCAGTATGGCATTCCCATCACTGATGGACCTGCAGAAGATACAAATACAAGTCCGACCTCTGGAG AGAGAAAGGTAGGGGCCATTCCTAGCTTCCTGCAGGATGTTCTCGATCGTGTGGTCCAGCTGCAAGTTTTGCCTATAAAACCTGATTTTTGTATTATCGACTTCTTTAGTGAG GGGGATCATTCACAACCTCATACATGGCCACCTTGGTATGGTAGGCCGGTTTGTAACTTATTACTGACAGAGTGTGATATCGTATATGGCCGGACAGTAGGATCAGATCATAGGGGAGACTACAATGGTTCTCTGAAGCTTTCTGTCAATGCAGG GTGTCTTCTGGTGATGCAAGGGAAAAGTGCGGATCTAGCCAAACGTGCTATCCCCTCCCTCCGCAAGCCACGAATACTTGTAACTTTTGGAAAATCTCGACCGAAGAAGACTCTTCCTTCAGAAGCCTCGTTCTTCCCTTCATCTGCTGTATATCCAGCCTCAGGTCCATCATCAGCTAGGCCACCAAACTCCTCCCGTCATCCATCAGGCCGTAGGAACTATGGGGTCATTCCCACTACTGGTGTCCTGCAAGCACCCTCGATCCATCCTCAAAGCATGTCTCCTAATGGAGTCCAGCCACTATTTGTGGCAGCAGCTCCTGTGGTGGCTTCTTCAGCTATGCCTTACCCTGCACCTACCATGACGCCCCCTGCAACGGCTGGATGGACGGTGACAGCTCCTCCGAGGCACCCATCCCCCCGACTCCCGGTTCCTGGCACTGGAGTCTTCCTCCCTCCTGGGTCTGTTCATTTGCCTCCATCTCAGCAGCTGCAAATGGTTCCGGTACCGGCTGAATCGAGCTATGCCCCACAACAAACGTTTGCTTTGCCCGAGAGCAACGGCGTGGAGAAACCAAACTGCAACAGCTACGCTTCTCCAAAGAACGTAAAGGATTCAGCCGTGCCTAGTCTGAAAACCAAGAGCACCGGTAATGCTGGCGCAAACAAAGAACAGCAAAGCGCTGTTGCTGAGAAGCCCGTGAACAATCTGACGGAAATTGTTGCTAAGTAG
- the LOC103977152 gene encoding RNA demethylase ALKBH10B isoform X2 produces MAAASGSPAVVQETVQFPVVGGGGGEAPRQWYVDERDGFISWLRGEFAAANAIIDLLINHLRVAGEPGEYDHVAGCIHQRRFHWTPILHLQQYFPVADVNYALQQVEWRQRQQTPQRHSYRRKEKDGRKSGFGHTYVHRSDRVQESHGSPASGMTVSDVANVENQGCNMDTYKDANQKSDAQMSQAKDSLAQVEKDGICNVPSSKANSSLKDGDNSAETKETKCMNLEPAFVSDSQALGCRDLTSTKDGNRKVISIPKEFLAKEISDGMMVNVVEGLKLYEDLLDSSEISRLVSLANEMRAAGHRGELPGQTLVLLKRPMKGHGREMIQYGIPITDGPAEDTNTSPTSGERKVGAIPSFLQDVLDRVVQLQVLPIKPDFCIIDFFSEGDHSQPHTWPPWYGRPVCNLLLTECDIVYGRTVGSDHRGDYNGSLKLSVNAGCLLVMQGKSADLAKRAIPSLRKPRILVTFGKSRPKKTLPSEASFFPSSAVYPASGPSSARPPNSSRHPSGRRNYGVIPTTGVLQAPSIHPQSMSPNGVQPLFVAAAPVVASSAMPYPAPTMTPPATAGWTVTAPPRHPSPRLPVPGTGVFLPPGSVHLPPSQQLQMVPVPAESSYAPQQTFALPESNGVEKPNCNSYASPKNVKDSAVPSLKTKSTGNAGANKEQQSAVAEKPVNNLTEIVAK; encoded by the exons ATGGCGGCGGCGTCGGGTAGTCCTGCGGTGGTGCAGGAGACAGTGCAGTTCCCGGTGGTGGGCGGCGGCGGGGGCGAGGCGCCGCGGCAGTGGTACGTGGACGAGAGGGATGGATTTATCTCGTGGCTGAGGGGGGAATTCGCGGCGGCAAATGCTATTATCGATCTGTTGATCAATCACCTCAGGGTTGCTGGCGAGCCAGGAGAATACGACCACGTGGCTGGATGCATCCACCAACGGCGATTTCACTGGACGCCCATCCTCCACCTGCAACAGTACTTCCCAGTGGCTGATGTCAACTATGCGCTGCAGCAGGTGGAGtggaggcagcggcagcagacGCCGCAGAGGCATTCCTACCGCCGGAAGGAGAAGGACGGTAGAAAGTCTGGATTTGGACACACGTATGTGCATCGATCCGATAGGGTTCAAGAGAGCCATGGATCGCCTGCTTCTGGTATGACTGTATCTGACGTTGCAAACGTCGAAAATCAGGGCTGTAATATGGACACATACAAGGATGCGAACCAGAAGAGTGATGCCCAGATGTCACAGGCGAAGGATTCACTTGCTCAAGTTGAGAAGGATG GAATCTGCAATGTACCTAGCTCCAAGGCAAATTCCAGCCTAAAGGATGGAGACAACTCAGCTGAGACCAAGGAGACCAAGTGTATGAATTTGGAACCTGCTTTTGTGAGTGATAGTCAAGCTTTAGGTTGTAGAG ATTTGACTTCAACAAAAGACGGAAACCGGAAAGTCATTTCTATACCAAAAGAATTTTTGGCCAAAGAAATAAGTGATGGCATGATG GTTAATGTTGTTGAAGGACTCAAACTTTATGAGGATTTACTAGATAGCTCAGAGATTTCCAGACTTGTTTCATTAGCTAATGAAATGAGGGCTGCTGGCCACAGAGGAGAACTTCCAG GGCAAACACTTGTACTGCTGAAAAGACCTATGAAAGGACATGGAAGAGAAATGATTCAGTATGGCATTCCCATCACTGATGGACCTGCAGAAGATACAAATACAAGTCCGACCTCTGGAG AGAGAAAGGTAGGGGCCATTCCTAGCTTCCTGCAGGATGTTCTCGATCGTGTGGTCCAGCTGCAAGTTTTGCCTATAAAACCTGATTTTTGTATTATCGACTTCTTTAGTGAG GGGGATCATTCACAACCTCATACATGGCCACCTTGGTATGGTAGGCCGGTTTGTAACTTATTACTGACAGAGTGTGATATCGTATATGGCCGGACAGTAGGATCAGATCATAGGGGAGACTACAATGGTTCTCTGAAGCTTTCTGTCAATGCAGG GTGTCTTCTGGTGATGCAAGGGAAAAGTGCGGATCTAGCCAAACGTGCTATCCCCTCCCTCCGCAAGCCACGAATACTTGTAACTTTTGGAAAATCTCGACCGAAGAAGACTCTTCCTTCAGAAGCCTCGTTCTTCCCTTCATCTGCTGTATATCCAGCCTCAGGTCCATCATCAGCTAGGCCACCAAACTCCTCCCGTCATCCATCAGGCCGTAGGAACTATGGGGTCATTCCCACTACTGGTGTCCTGCAAGCACCCTCGATCCATCCTCAAAGCATGTCTCCTAATGGAGTCCAGCCACTATTTGTGGCAGCAGCTCCTGTGGTGGCTTCTTCAGCTATGCCTTACCCTGCACCTACCATGACGCCCCCTGCAACGGCTGGATGGACGGTGACAGCTCCTCCGAGGCACCCATCCCCCCGACTCCCGGTTCCTGGCACTGGAGTCTTCCTCCCTCCTGGGTCTGTTCATTTGCCTCCATCTCAGCAGCTGCAAATGGTTCCGGTACCGGCTGAATCGAGCTATGCCCCACAACAAACGTTTGCTTTGCCCGAGAGCAACGGCGTGGAGAAACCAAACTGCAACAGCTACGCTTCTCCAAAGAACGTAAAGGATTCAGCCGTGCCTAGTCTGAAAACCAAGAGCACCGGTAATGCTGGCGCAAACAAAGAACAGCAAAGCGCTGTTGCTGAGAAGCCCGTGAACAATCTGACGGAAATTGTTGCTAAGTAG
- the LOC103977152 gene encoding RNA demethylase ALKBH10B isoform X4 produces the protein MAAASGSPAVVQETVQFPVVGGGGGEAPRQWYVDERDGFISWLRGEFAAANAIIDLLINHLRVAGEPGEYDHVAGCIHQRRFHWTPILHLQQYFPVADVNYALQQVEWRQRQQTPQRHSYRRKEKDGRKSGFGHTYVHRSDRVQESHGSPASGMTVSDVANVENQGCNMDTYKDANQKSDAQMSQAKDSLAQVEKDGICNVPSSKANSSLKDGDNSAETKETKYLTSTKDGNRKVISIPKEFLAKEISDGMMVNVVEGLKLYEDLLDSSEISRLVSLANEMRAAGHRGELPGQTLVLLKRPMKGHGREMIQYGIPITDGPAEDTNTSPTSGERKVGAIPSFLQDVLDRVVQLQVLPIKPDFCIIDFFSEGDHSQPHTWPPWYGRPVCNLLLTECDIVYGRTVGSDHRGDYNGSLKLSVNAGCLLVMQGKSADLAKRAIPSLRKPRILVTFGKSRPKKTLPSEASFFPSSAVYPASGPSSARPPNSSRHPSGRRNYGVIPTTGVLQAPSIHPQSMSPNGVQPLFVAAAPVVASSAMPYPAPTMTPPATAGWTVTAPPRHPSPRLPVPGTGVFLPPGSVHLPPSQQLQMVPVPAESSYAPQQTFALPESNGVEKPNCNSYASPKNVKDSAVPSLKTKSTGNAGANKEQQSAVAEKPVNNLTEIVAK, from the exons ATGGCGGCGGCGTCGGGTAGTCCTGCGGTGGTGCAGGAGACAGTGCAGTTCCCGGTGGTGGGCGGCGGCGGGGGCGAGGCGCCGCGGCAGTGGTACGTGGACGAGAGGGATGGATTTATCTCGTGGCTGAGGGGGGAATTCGCGGCGGCAAATGCTATTATCGATCTGTTGATCAATCACCTCAGGGTTGCTGGCGAGCCAGGAGAATACGACCACGTGGCTGGATGCATCCACCAACGGCGATTTCACTGGACGCCCATCCTCCACCTGCAACAGTACTTCCCAGTGGCTGATGTCAACTATGCGCTGCAGCAGGTGGAGtggaggcagcggcagcagacGCCGCAGAGGCATTCCTACCGCCGGAAGGAGAAGGACGGTAGAAAGTCTGGATTTGGACACACGTATGTGCATCGATCCGATAGGGTTCAAGAGAGCCATGGATCGCCTGCTTCTGGTATGACTGTATCTGACGTTGCAAACGTCGAAAATCAGGGCTGTAATATGGACACATACAAGGATGCGAACCAGAAGAGTGATGCCCAGATGTCACAGGCGAAGGATTCACTTGCTCAAGTTGAGAAGGATG GAATCTGCAATGTACCTAGCTCCAAGGCAAATTCCAGCCTAAAGGATGGAGACAACTCAGCTGAGACCAAGGAGACCAAGT ATTTGACTTCAACAAAAGACGGAAACCGGAAAGTCATTTCTATACCAAAAGAATTTTTGGCCAAAGAAATAAGTGATGGCATGATG GTTAATGTTGTTGAAGGACTCAAACTTTATGAGGATTTACTAGATAGCTCAGAGATTTCCAGACTTGTTTCATTAGCTAATGAAATGAGGGCTGCTGGCCACAGAGGAGAACTTCCAG GGCAAACACTTGTACTGCTGAAAAGACCTATGAAAGGACATGGAAGAGAAATGATTCAGTATGGCATTCCCATCACTGATGGACCTGCAGAAGATACAAATACAAGTCCGACCTCTGGAG AGAGAAAGGTAGGGGCCATTCCTAGCTTCCTGCAGGATGTTCTCGATCGTGTGGTCCAGCTGCAAGTTTTGCCTATAAAACCTGATTTTTGTATTATCGACTTCTTTAGTGAG GGGGATCATTCACAACCTCATACATGGCCACCTTGGTATGGTAGGCCGGTTTGTAACTTATTACTGACAGAGTGTGATATCGTATATGGCCGGACAGTAGGATCAGATCATAGGGGAGACTACAATGGTTCTCTGAAGCTTTCTGTCAATGCAGG GTGTCTTCTGGTGATGCAAGGGAAAAGTGCGGATCTAGCCAAACGTGCTATCCCCTCCCTCCGCAAGCCACGAATACTTGTAACTTTTGGAAAATCTCGACCGAAGAAGACTCTTCCTTCAGAAGCCTCGTTCTTCCCTTCATCTGCTGTATATCCAGCCTCAGGTCCATCATCAGCTAGGCCACCAAACTCCTCCCGTCATCCATCAGGCCGTAGGAACTATGGGGTCATTCCCACTACTGGTGTCCTGCAAGCACCCTCGATCCATCCTCAAAGCATGTCTCCTAATGGAGTCCAGCCACTATTTGTGGCAGCAGCTCCTGTGGTGGCTTCTTCAGCTATGCCTTACCCTGCACCTACCATGACGCCCCCTGCAACGGCTGGATGGACGGTGACAGCTCCTCCGAGGCACCCATCCCCCCGACTCCCGGTTCCTGGCACTGGAGTCTTCCTCCCTCCTGGGTCTGTTCATTTGCCTCCATCTCAGCAGCTGCAAATGGTTCCGGTACCGGCTGAATCGAGCTATGCCCCACAACAAACGTTTGCTTTGCCCGAGAGCAACGGCGTGGAGAAACCAAACTGCAACAGCTACGCTTCTCCAAAGAACGTAAAGGATTCAGCCGTGCCTAGTCTGAAAACCAAGAGCACCGGTAATGCTGGCGCAAACAAAGAACAGCAAAGCGCTGTTGCTGAGAAGCCCGTGAACAATCTGACGGAAATTGTTGCTAAGTAG